One window of Catonella massiliensis genomic DNA carries:
- a CDS encoding toxin-antitoxin system HicB family antitoxin codes for MKTIDYYLNLPYKLEIVPDKDEGGYAARYPELPGCITVGDTLESVVKNAGDAKKEWIAAALEEGVTIPEPTSYDDYSGQFKLRLPKSLHKLLADKSKEEGVSMNQYCVYLLSMNNSSNLYKHRTIR; via the coding sequence ATGAAAACAATTGATTATTACTTGAATCTACCATACAAGTTAGAAATTGTTCCGGATAAGGATGAAGGTGGATATGCCGCAAGATATCCGGAGCTTCCGGGATGTATAACAGTTGGTGATACACTTGAATCAGTTGTTAAGAATGCAGGTGATGCAAAAAAAGAATGGATTGCTGCAGCATTAGAAGAGGGAGTTACCATTCCTGAACCTACTTCCTATGATGATTATTCCGGACAATTTAAGTTAAGATTGCCAAAAAGCCTGCATAAATTATTGGCTGATAAGTCTAAGGAAGAAGGTGTAAGTATGAACCAGTATTGCGTTTACTTACTTTCAATGAATAATTCTTCCAACCTTTACAAACACCGCACAATAAGGTAA
- a CDS encoding cupin domain-containing protein, which yields MVTGSKFRFSEEYKIKSELTISTKLGLSDAPFTYFRLGRGTDISKESYDCPVLYIGTDGFGVFNLNENDTEHMSENALLYVAPKTLCGMSAGTESGLSYIEILLEKEINMNSVLKAGEVTKLKNLLDYEKGSITNLDLIGQDNLKFMIMAFDEGCYLSEHRAPGEAIVFALEGKGVINYEGTDYEVNEGDNFKFEKNALHSVKAVGRFKMALLLVK from the coding sequence ATGGTTACAGGTAGTAAGTTTAGGTTCTCTGAAGAGTACAAGATTAAAAGTGAGTTGACCATATCTACAAAGCTTGGTTTATCAGATGCTCCTTTTACTTACTTCAGGCTGGGTAGGGGAACTGATATAAGCAAGGAAAGTTATGACTGCCCGGTACTTTACATAGGTACAGACGGATTTGGTGTGTTTAATCTGAATGAAAATGATACAGAACATATGTCTGAAAATGCCTTGTTATACGTTGCTCCCAAAACTTTATGTGGTATGTCGGCCGGTACAGAGAGCGGCCTGTCATATATAGAAATATTACTTGAAAAGGAGATTAATATGAATAGTGTATTAAAAGCAGGAGAGGTTACAAAATTAAAGAACTTACTTGACTATGAGAAGGGTAGCATCACAAATCTTGACCTCATCGGACAGGACAATCTTAAGTTTATGATAATGGCTTTTGATGAAGGCTGCTACCTCTCAGAACACCGTGCTCCGGGCGAGGCTATAGTATTTGCCCTTGAAGGAAAGGGTGTTATTAACTATGAAGGCACTGACTATGAGGTAAATGAAGGAGATAACTTCAAATTCGAAAAAAATGCCCTTCACAGCGTAAAGGCGGTTGGAAGATTCAAGATGGCTCTTTTACTTGTAAAATAA
- the der gene encoding ribosome biogenesis GTPase Der, which translates to MKPIVAIVGRPNVGKSTLFNKLAGSDISIVKDTPGVTRDRIYADAEWLNKAFTMIDTGGIEPDTSDMMLANMREQAEIAIDTADVIIFITDVKTGLVDSDNQVAHMLRKSKKPVVLVVNKVDNPVKQQADVFEFYNLGLGEPFPISSVNQTGIGDMLDEVIKHFPEDSPEAEEDDTPRIAIIGKPNVGKSSIINRLLGENRVIVSDIAGTTRDAIDTRIRRNGKEYIMIDTAGIRRKSRIKEDIEYYSIVRTVSAVERADIVVLVIDATEGITEQDAKIAGIAHERGKGVIVAVNKWDLIEKTDKTMNEHTKKLKEILAYMPYAEFLFISAVSGQRLNKLFDLIDVVIQYHTLRVSTGVLNDILAEAVAMQQPPTDKGRRLKIYYITQVSVKPPTFIVFVNSKKLMHYSYTRYIENKIREAFGFTGTPLRFIIRERSADDTTKIH; encoded by the coding sequence TTGAAACCAATAGTAGCAATAGTAGGCAGGCCTAATGTAGGTAAGTCTACACTTTTTAATAAACTTGCAGGCAGCGACATATCTATAGTAAAGGATACACCCGGTGTAACCAGAGATAGGATATACGCTGATGCAGAGTGGCTTAACAAAGCCTTTACTATGATAGATACAGGTGGTATCGAGCCTGATACAAGTGACATGATGCTTGCAAATATGCGTGAGCAGGCAGAGATTGCCATAGATACAGCTGATGTAATTATATTTATAACTGATGTTAAGACAGGTCTTGTAGATTCTGACAATCAGGTAGCTCACATGCTTAGAAAGTCCAAGAAACCTGTGGTTTTGGTTGTTAATAAAGTAGATAATCCTGTAAAACAGCAGGCTGATGTCTTTGAATTTTACAACCTTGGACTTGGCGAGCCATTTCCTATATCATCCGTAAACCAGACAGGTATAGGAGATATGCTTGATGAGGTTATTAAACATTTTCCTGAGGACAGCCCTGAGGCTGAAGAAGATGATACTCCAAGGATTGCCATCATAGGTAAGCCAAATGTAGGAAAGTCATCCATAATCAACAGGCTGCTCGGAGAAAACAGAGTAATAGTTTCAGATATAGCCGGTACTACAAGAGATGCGATTGATACAAGAATCAGAAGAAACGGCAAGGAATACATAATGATAGATACAGCCGGTATCCGCAGGAAGAGCCGTATTAAGGAAGATATTGAGTATTACAGCATTGTTCGTACTGTATCAGCAGTAGAAAGAGCTGATATAGTTGTTCTTGTAATTGACGCAACAGAGGGGATTACCGAGCAGGATGCAAAGATAGCGGGAATTGCCCATGAGCGTGGCAAAGGTGTAATAGTTGCCGTAAATAAATGGGACCTCATTGAAAAGACAGATAAGACCATGAATGAGCATACTAAAAAGCTTAAAGAAATCCTCGCTTATATGCCTTATGCGGAGTTCCTCTTTATATCAGCAGTAAGCGGGCAGAGGCTTAATAAGCTCTTTGACCTTATAGATGTGGTTATTCAGTATCATACTTTAAGAGTATCTACAGGTGTGCTTAATGATATACTTGCTGAAGCTGTAGCTATGCAGCAGCCTCCAACAGACAAGGGAAGAAGGCTTAAGATATATTATATTACCCAAGTTTCTGTAAAGCCTCCTACCTTCATAGTTTTTGTAAACAGCAAAAAACTGATGCATTATTCATATACAAGATATATTGAGAATAAAATAAGGGAAGCCTTTGGCTTTACCGGAACCCCACTTCGATTCATTATAAGAGAGAGAAGTGCTGATGATACGACTAAAATACATTAA
- a CDS encoding class I SAM-dependent DNA methyltransferase: MTDVEQREAARQFVNKWNNRGSEEEDARSYWLDFLGNVMGITHPTDYINFEKKVVVDGNTKKIDAYIPATKVLIEQKSLGIGLDKKLHNSGGIELTPYEQAKRYNDNLPYEEKARWIIISNFAEIWVYDMNVQVPKPNKIMLVELQGKYPMLDFIVKKEVKQLSHEMEISLKAGDIVGLLYTAFMKQYKNPENPETLKSLNVLCVRLVFCLYAEDAGIFGRRNMFHDYLANYDTHHLRNALIDLFKVLDQRVEDRDPYLIPELAEFPYVNGGLFANENIEIPMFTDEIRELILVKASEEFDWSAISPTIFGAVFESTLNPETRRTGGMHYTSIENIHKVIDPLFLDELKKELDEIKENTVIKTRVKLLKDYQDKLSSLKFLDPAAGSGNFLTETYISIRRLENEVIRTLQSGQMMIGEAVNPIKVSISQFYGIEINDFAVTVAKTALWIAESQMMKETENIMLINLDFLPLKTNANIVEANALRIDWNDVIPAEELNYIMGNPPFVGYSMQNENQKADILSIYVDEKGKPYKTAGKIDYVSAWYFKASKYIENTDVSIAFVSTNSITQGEQVASVWGPLYERFNIHINFAYRTFIWDSEANLKAHVHCVIIGFGTNNDRVEKKIFTNDSIKIVSEINPYLIEAPTIFVKSIPKPLCNVPKMTTGNRPADGGHLIIEAEDYESFIEKEPNAVKYIKKLTGAAEYINNRDRYCLWLVGADPAELHKMPEIMKRIELCREDRLNGAQDRQQLADTPTLFRETKNPLTYIIMPLTSSENRRYIPLGFLNGDIIPTNSAAIIPDAGIYEFGVLTSNVHMAWTRVVCGRLKSDYRYSKDIVYNNFPWPEPSDEQKRKIEQTAQGILDARKLYPNSSLADLYDPLLMPAELRKAHTENDRAVMKAYGFDIKLSEADCVAKLMKMYQKLVGKQK, from the coding sequence ATGACAGATGTAGAACAGAGGGAAGCAGCTAGACAGTTTGTAAATAAGTGGAATAATAGGGGAAGTGAAGAAGAAGATGCCCGTTCATACTGGCTGGATTTTTTGGGAAATGTAATGGGAATAACACATCCGACTGACTATATAAATTTTGAAAAAAAGGTTGTTGTGGATGGTAATACCAAAAAAATTGATGCTTATATTCCTGCAACTAAAGTGCTTATAGAACAGAAAAGCTTAGGAATAGGACTAGATAAAAAATTACACAATTCAGGCGGTATTGAACTCACTCCTTATGAACAGGCCAAAAGATATAATGATAATCTACCATATGAAGAAAAAGCACGCTGGATTATTATATCAAATTTTGCTGAAATTTGGGTTTATGACATGAATGTACAAGTACCTAAACCTAATAAAATAATGCTGGTTGAGCTTCAGGGAAAATATCCGATGTTGGATTTTATAGTAAAAAAAGAAGTAAAACAGCTCTCACATGAAATGGAAATTTCCTTAAAAGCGGGAGATATTGTTGGATTGTTATATACTGCTTTTATGAAACAATATAAGAATCCTGAGAATCCGGAAACCTTAAAAAGCCTGAATGTGCTCTGTGTAAGACTTGTATTCTGCCTATATGCTGAAGATGCAGGCATATTTGGAAGAAGAAATATGTTTCATGATTATCTTGCCAACTATGATACCCATCATTTAAGAAATGCCCTAATTGACCTGTTTAAAGTGCTTGATCAAAGGGTAGAAGATAGGGATCCTTACCTCATACCTGAACTGGCAGAATTTCCTTACGTAAATGGTGGTCTTTTTGCCAATGAAAATATTGAAATACCAATGTTTACTGATGAAATAAGAGAACTAATCTTAGTGAAGGCAAGCGAAGAATTTGATTGGTCTGCTATAAGCCCTACAATATTTGGAGCTGTGTTCGAATCTACCTTAAATCCTGAAACAAGAAGAACCGGCGGTATGCACTATACCTCTATTGAGAATATCCATAAGGTAATAGACCCACTTTTCTTAGATGAATTAAAGAAAGAACTTGATGAGATAAAAGAAAATACTGTAATTAAAACAAGGGTGAAATTGTTAAAAGATTATCAGGATAAACTTTCATCTCTTAAATTCTTAGATCCGGCAGCGGGAAGTGGAAATTTCCTTACAGAAACTTACATTTCTATCCGCCGCCTTGAAAACGAGGTAATACGTACTCTGCAAAGTGGTCAGATGATGATAGGAGAGGCAGTAAATCCTATCAAAGTCTCAATTAGTCAGTTTTATGGAATAGAAATTAATGATTTTGCTGTAACAGTTGCAAAGACTGCACTATGGATAGCAGAAAGCCAGATGATGAAAGAGACAGAAAACATTATGCTTATAAATCTGGACTTTCTTCCGCTTAAGACAAATGCAAACATTGTAGAGGCAAATGCACTTAGAATTGATTGGAATGATGTTATACCTGCAGAAGAGCTTAATTATATAATGGGGAATCCACCGTTTGTAGGATATTCTATGCAAAATGAAAATCAGAAAGCTGATATTCTTTCGATTTATGTTGATGAAAAAGGAAAACCATATAAAACTGCAGGTAAAATTGATTATGTATCTGCTTGGTATTTTAAAGCTTCAAAATATATTGAAAATACAGATGTTTCTATAGCTTTTGTTTCAACTAATTCAATTACTCAAGGTGAACAGGTGGCAAGTGTATGGGGCCCCCTATATGAAAGATTTAATATTCATATTAATTTTGCATATAGAACATTTATTTGGGATAGTGAAGCAAATTTAAAAGCACATGTTCATTGTGTGATTATTGGATTTGGAACAAATAATGATAGAGTGGAGAAAAAAATATTTACTAATGATAGTATAAAAATTGTATCTGAAATTAATCCCTATTTAATAGAAGCTCCAACAATATTTGTGAAGTCAATACCAAAGCCTCTTTGTAATGTACCCAAAATGACTACAGGTAATAGACCGGCAGATGGTGGGCATTTGATAATAGAAGCAGAAGATTATGAATCGTTTATAGAAAAAGAACCAAATGCAGTAAAATATATCAAAAAATTAACAGGTGCGGCTGAGTATATCAACAATAGGGATAGATATTGCCTGTGGCTGGTAGGGGCTGATCCGGCAGAACTTCATAAAATGCCGGAAATAATGAAAAGAATAGAACTGTGTAGAGAAGATAGGCTTAATGGAGCACAGGATAGACAACAATTGGCTGATACACCTACCCTTTTTAGAGAGACTAAAAATCCTTTAACTTATATAATTATGCCATTAACATCATCTGAAAATCGTAGATACATACCATTAGGTTTTTTAAATGGAGATATTATTCCTACAAATTCAGCTGCTATAATTCCAGATGCAGGAATATATGAATTTGGTGTTCTGACATCAAATGTTCACATGGCATGGACTAGAGTTGTATGTGGTAGACTAAAAAGTGATTATAGATATTCAAAAGATATAGTCTACAACAACTTTCCTTGGCCTGAACCATCTGATGAACAAAAGAGAAAAATCGAACAGACAGCACAAGGTATATTAGATGCAAGGAAACTTTATCCTAATAGTAGCCTTGCAGATTTATATGATCCTCTTCTAATGCCTGCTGAACTACGAAAAGCACATACGGAGAACGATAGAGCTGTGATGAAGGCCTATGGCTTTGACATTAAGTTGTCAGAAGCTGACTGTGTAGCAAAACTTATGAAAATGTATCAGAAACTGGTGGGGAAACAAAAATAA
- the plsY gene encoding glycerol-3-phosphate 1-O-acyltransferase PlsY, producing the protein MLSAIVVVLGYIFGNFPTGLIVGKCNHIDIRHEGSGNIGSTNALRTLGFLRGGLPTLVGDVLKVVIPCLLVRYLICPNLTGDTNGFLSTNYYVLLCGFGVVLGHNFPFTLGFHGGKGIASTGGAFLVFNFPMTMIPLAVFLLVSYVTKYVSMGSIVGLISIPVSIAFFYPGQWVLVVVASFYTILGIARHKSNIERLMKGTENKLGSKKK; encoded by the coding sequence ATGTTAAGTGCGATTGTTGTTGTTTTAGGCTATATTTTCGGTAATTTTCCTACAGGGCTGATCGTAGGCAAATGCAATCATATTGATATAAGGCATGAAGGAAGCGGTAATATTGGCTCGACCAATGCCTTAAGAACTCTTGGATTTTTGAGGGGAGGTCTCCCTACTCTGGTCGGAGATGTGCTAAAGGTTGTTATTCCCTGCCTTTTAGTTAGATATCTTATTTGTCCTAATCTTACAGGAGATACAAACGGATTTTTAAGTACTAATTATTATGTGCTTTTATGTGGCTTTGGTGTAGTACTTGGGCATAACTTTCCGTTTACACTTGGCTTTCATGGGGGGAAGGGGATAGCATCTACAGGAGGAGCCTTTTTAGTATTTAATTTTCCTATGACAATGATACCTTTAGCGGTATTTCTTTTGGTAAGTTATGTAACCAAATATGTTTCAATGGGCTCTATTGTAGGACTGATTTCAATTCCCGTAAGCATTGCCTTTTTCTATCCGGGACAGTGGGTGCTGGTAGTGGTGGCTTCATTTTATACCATACTTGGTATAGCAAGGCATAAATCAAACATTGAAAGACTTATGAAGGGAACTGAAAATAAATTAGGCAGTAAGAAAAAATAA
- a CDS encoding NAD(P)H-dependent glycerol-3-phosphate dehydrogenase, translating to MRIAVLGAGTWGSALTILLNNNGHELTLWTAVEKEYKELSATRIVKNLKGIKLADNIKITNDIKEACKDKDLIVFAVASPYVRMTARKAAPYIDRKIPVVNVAKGIEEDTLMTLTEIIESEFEAENGDKGTVTVLSGPSHAEEVSVGMPTTAVVGAKSREIACMIQDAFMSDRFRVYTSPDIIGIELGGSLKNVIALAAGVIDGLGLGDNAKAALITRGISEIGRLGMKLGGRLETFAGLSGIGDLIVTCCSTHSRNHNAGYLMGKGKTMDEAMAEVGQVVEGVYSAKAASKLAKANNIDMPIVEQMNKVLFENKKAEDALNELLLRDKKDEHSGFDWDE from the coding sequence ATGAGAATAGCAGTATTGGGAGCAGGTACCTGGGGCAGTGCCTTAACTATTTTACTTAATAACAATGGGCATGAACTTACACTTTGGACAGCAGTTGAGAAGGAATATAAGGAATTAAGTGCTACAAGAATAGTTAAGAATCTTAAAGGAATTAAACTTGCTGACAACATAAAAATAACAAATGACATAAAAGAAGCCTGTAAGGATAAAGACCTTATTGTATTTGCTGTTGCCTCACCTTATGTTAGAATGACAGCAAGGAAGGCAGCCCCTTACATTGACCGGAAAATACCTGTTGTTAATGTGGCTAAGGGTATAGAGGAAGATACTCTTATGACGCTTACTGAAATCATTGAGAGTGAATTTGAAGCAGAGAATGGTGATAAGGGTACAGTTACCGTACTTTCCGGTCCAAGCCATGCTGAAGAGGTATCTGTGGGAATGCCTACTACAGCTGTAGTAGGTGCAAAATCAAGAGAAATAGCCTGCATGATACAGGATGCCTTTATGTCTGACAGATTCAGAGTATATACAAGCCCTGATATTATTGGTATTGAGCTTGGAGGTTCACTTAAGAATGTTATAGCGCTCGCGGCAGGTGTAATAGATGGTCTGGGGCTTGGAGACAATGCAAAGGCTGCTCTTATAACAAGAGGAATCTCAGAGATAGGCAGACTAGGGATGAAGCTTGGAGGAAGACTTGAAACCTTTGCAGGGCTTTCAGGTATTGGTGACCTTATAGTTACCTGTTGCTCTACCCATAGCCGTAACCACAATGCAGGCTACCTTATGGGTAAGGGAAAGACTATGGATGAAGCGATGGCAGAGGTTGGACAGGTAGTTGAGGGAGTATATTCTGCAAAGGCAGCAAGCAAACTTGCTAAAGCCAACAATATAGACATGCCTATAGTAGAGCAGATGAATAAGGTATTATTTGAAAATAAAAAAGCAGAGGATGCTCTTAATGAACTGCTTTTAAGAGATAAGAAGGATGAACACTCAGGCTTTGACTGGGATGAATAA
- the mutS gene encoding DNA mismatch repair protein MutS, with product MNTQALTGMNKERQKMEIDVDNLTPMMRQYYDIKKEYSDCILFYRMGDFYEMFYDDALTASKVLEITLTKRSGSNENSPPMCGVPFHSVDRYLNTLVQSGYKVAICEQTEDPKLAKGLVKREVIRIVTPGTNLDTSALEETKNNFLMGIMAVNEDYGIALVDVSTGEFLVTELVSSKSLLDEITKFEPAEIVCNENLIISGILTDEFIEKQNLTITKLERRYYEYAAAVRMIKKHFKVEVLDGLGLSGMDNAICSAGMVLAYLYETQKNDLTHIIAIKPYFSSAYMMLDGSTRRNLELTETLRDKNKRGSLLWVLDKTKTAMGARLLRSFLEQPLVNKAEIEARLDAIEDFNKNIITREEIREYLNPVYDIERLLAKICYKSANPRDLLAFMNSIEFLPAIKSLLPEFSSKLLCDYNEMFDTLSDIYEKIDRAIFPEAPLSVREGRIIKEGYNEEIDRLRRASTEGKTLVSELENEEKERTGIKNLKIKYNKVFGYYIEVTNSYKDLVPDDWTRKQTLTNAERYITPRLKEFENMILGAQERLVTLEYELFSGLRDEIADEIIRISKTAKAIAGIDAFISLSVVAESENFTRPQINEEGIVDIKDGRHPVVEKMMGGDGFIVNDTYLDNKNDRISIITGPNMAGKSTYMRQTAIIVLMAQIGSFVPASFANIGICDRIFTRVGASDDLASGQSTFMVEMTEVANILRNATKDSLLILDEIGRGTSTFDGLSIAWAVVEYISNPRLLGAKTLFATHYHELTELEGKLPNVNNYCIAVREDGDNIVFLRKIVKGGADKSYGIQVARLAGVPDSVIERAKELAVELDSNDILEKAKRLEVKGAGDSPSGAKEYVENKNVIEFLSETGGMPDKNEEKRLIKPNKTDENQLSFFGSSKNEDVLAELMEMKLEELSPIDALNKLYAMQKKVKSRGL from the coding sequence ATGAACACTCAGGCTTTGACTGGGATGAATAAAGAAAGGCAAAAGATGGAGATAGATGTAGACAACCTCACGCCCATGATGCGCCAATATTATGACATTAAAAAAGAATACAGTGACTGTATTCTTTTTTACAGAATGGGCGATTTTTATGAGATGTTTTATGATGATGCACTTACAGCATCAAAGGTACTTGAAATAACGCTTACAAAGAGATCGGGCAGCAATGAAAACAGTCCTCCTATGTGTGGAGTACCTTTTCATTCTGTAGACAGATATTTAAATACTTTAGTCCAGTCAGGCTATAAGGTAGCTATATGTGAACAGACTGAAGATCCAAAGCTTGCTAAAGGACTGGTAAAAAGAGAGGTCATAAGGATAGTTACTCCGGGAACCAATCTCGATACTTCAGCACTTGAAGAGACAAAGAATAACTTCCTTATGGGAATAATGGCTGTAAATGAGGACTATGGCATAGCTCTTGTAGATGTATCTACAGGAGAATTCCTTGTAACTGAGTTAGTTTCCTCTAAGTCACTGCTTGATGAGATAACGAAGTTTGAACCTGCAGAAATTGTTTGTAATGAGAATCTTATTATATCAGGCATTCTTACTGATGAGTTCATTGAGAAACAGAATTTAACCATAACTAAGCTGGAAAGACGGTATTATGAATATGCTGCTGCTGTTAGGATGATAAAGAAGCATTTTAAGGTAGAAGTGCTTGACGGGCTCGGACTTAGTGGAATGGACAATGCTATATGTTCTGCAGGTATGGTACTTGCCTATCTGTATGAAACACAGAAGAATGACTTAACTCATATAATTGCGATTAAGCCGTATTTTAGTAGTGCTTATATGATGCTTGATGGCTCAACCAGAAGAAATCTTGAACTCACAGAAACTCTTAGAGATAAGAATAAAAGGGGCTCTCTTCTTTGGGTGCTTGATAAAACCAAGACAGCAATGGGGGCAAGACTACTTAGAAGCTTCTTAGAACAGCCCCTTGTTAATAAGGCTGAAATAGAGGCTAGGCTTGATGCTATCGAGGATTTTAACAAAAATATCATAACTAGGGAAGAAATAAGAGAGTATCTTAATCCGGTGTATGATATAGAAAGACTGCTTGCAAAAATCTGCTACAAGAGTGCAAATCCAAGGGATTTACTGGCATTTATGAATTCTATTGAATTTCTTCCAGCAATTAAAAGTCTATTGCCGGAGTTTAGCTCCAAGCTTTTATGTGATTATAATGAGATGTTTGATACTCTATCTGACATCTATGAAAAGATAGACAGGGCTATATTTCCTGAAGCACCACTTTCTGTCAGAGAAGGTAGGATAATAAAAGAGGGCTATAATGAGGAGATAGATAGACTAAGAAGAGCTAGTACAGAGGGTAAAACCTTGGTATCAGAGCTTGAAAATGAAGAAAAAGAAAGAACCGGAATTAAAAACCTTAAAATCAAATACAACAAGGTATTCGGTTATTATATCGAAGTAACAAACTCCTACAAGGACTTGGTGCCTGATGACTGGACTAGGAAACAGACACTTACCAATGCAGAGAGATATATAACTCCTAGACTTAAAGAGTTTGAAAATATGATACTCGGTGCGCAGGAGAGACTTGTAACCCTCGAGTATGAGCTATTTTCAGGGCTTCGTGATGAGATAGCAGATGAAATAATAAGGATAAGTAAGACTGCTAAGGCTATAGCAGGTATTGATGCTTTTATTTCCCTTTCTGTTGTTGCTGAAAGTGAGAATTTCACAAGGCCACAGATAAATGAAGAGGGGATTGTGGATATAAAAGACGGAAGACATCCTGTAGTTGAGAAAATGATGGGAGGAGACGGTTTCATTGTCAATGATACTTATTTAGACAATAAAAATGACAGAATCTCTATAATTACAGGTCCCAATATGGCGGGTAAGTCAACCTATATGAGACAGACTGCTATCATAGTGCTTATGGCTCAGATAGGAAGCTTTGTACCGGCTTCTTTTGCTAACATAGGTATCTGCGACAGAATATTTACAAGGGTAGGTGCCTCTGATGACCTTGCAAGCGGTCAGTCTACCTTTATGGTGGAAATGACTGAGGTAGCCAATATCCTTAGAAATGCTACAAAGGACAGCCTGCTTATCTTAGATGAAATAGGAAGGGGAACCAGTACCTTTGATGGACTGTCAATAGCCTGGGCTGTGGTTGAATACATCAGTAACCCCAGACTCCTTGGAGCAAAAACCTTGTTTGCTACCCACTACCACGAGCTTACTGAGCTTGAAGGAAAGCTCCCTAATGTCAATAATTACTGTATAGCGGTAAGAGAAGACGGAGACAACATAGTCTTTCTAAGAAAGATAGTTAAGGGTGGTGCTGACAAGAGCTACGGTATTCAGGTAGCAAGGCTGGCAGGGGTACCCGATAGTGTAATTGAAAGGGCTAAAGAGCTTGCAGTAGAGCTTGACAGCAATGATATCCTTGAAAAGGCTAAAAGGCTTGAAGTAAAGGGTGCAGGAGACAGCCCGTCAGGTGCAAAAGAATATGTAGAAAATAAAAATGTAATAGAGTTTCTTTCGGAAACAGGAGGAATGCCTGATAAAAATGAAGAAAAGAGGCTTATTAAACCAAATAAAACAGATGAAAATCAGCTCTCATTTTTCGGTTCATCAAAGAATGAGGATGTTCTGGCTGAGCTAATGGAGATGAAGCTTGAAGAGCTTTCTCCTATAGATGCACTTAATAAGCTCTATGCTATGCAAAAGAAAGTAAAAAGCAGAGGGTTGTAG